The Arachis ipaensis cultivar K30076 chromosome B07, Araip1.1, whole genome shotgun sequence genome includes a window with the following:
- the LOC107610117 gene encoding RNA polymerase II subunit A C-terminal domain phosphatase SSU72, translated as MRYRYAMVCSSNQNRSMEAHFLLKRQGFDVSSYGTGAHVKLPGPSLREPNVYDFGTPYKQMFDDLRRKDPELYRRNGILPMLKRNSTVKIAPQRWQDNAADGSFDVVFTFEEKVFDMVIEDLHNRNHIHMKSVLVINLEVKDNHEEAAIGARLTLDLCQEIEATDSWEETIDDIVGGFEKQHRRKLLYGISFY; from the exons ATGAGATATCGGTACGCCATGGTGTGTTCATCGAACCAGAATAGGAGCATGGAAGCGCACTTCCTCCTAAAGAGGCAGGGCTTCGATGTCTCTTCTTACGGCACAGGTGCGCACGTTAAGCTTCCTGGTCCCTCCCTCAGAGAACCCAACGTCTACGATTTCGGTACCCCTTACAAGCAAATGTTCGATGACCTTCGCAGAAAAGACCCTGAACT CTACAGACGAAATGGAATATTGCCGATGCTTAAAAGAAACTCAACAGTCAAAATAGCACCTCAACGATGGCAAGACAATGCTGCTGATGGCTCCTTTGATGTGGTATTTACATTTGAGGAAAAAGTTTTTGATATGGTTATTGAAG ATCTTCACAATAGAAATCACATTCACATGAAAAGTGTGCTGGTAATCAACTTGGAGGTGAAAGATAACCACGAGGAAGCAGCCATAGGAGCAAGGCTTACTTTAGATCTATGTCAAGAG ATTGAAGCTACTGATTCCTGGGAGGAGACCATTGATGACATTGTTGGTGGTTTTGAAAAACAACACCGGCGGAAGTTGTTGTATGGCATCTCCTTCTACTAA
- the LOC107610116 gene encoding uncharacterized protein LOC107610116: MRPSLSNAVKVQAHELVREDFKGSKWLVLRYAILNLEVIQAAISLAKQEGLLVSLDLASFEMVRKFKPPLMKLLESGNIDLCFANEDEATELLRDEHNADPVAAVEFLAKYCKWAVVTLGHNGCIAKHGKEMVRVPAIGEAKAIDATGAGDLFASGFLYGMVKGLSLEECCKIGACSGGSVTRSLGGEVTLENRQWLYKQMKIRDLHMPDGICE; the protein is encoded by the exons ATGCGTCCCTCTCTCTCCAATGCTGTCAAAGTTCAGGCACACGAACTCGTTCGAGAGGACTTCAAGGGTTCCAAG TGGCTGGTTTTGAGGTATGCAATTCTCAATTTGGAAGTTATTCAAGCAGCAATCTCTTTGGCCAAACAGGAAGGTCTTCTTGTTTCTTTGGATTTGGCCAGTTTTGAG ATGGTGAGGAAATTTAAGCCACCACTTATGAAGTTATTGGAGTCTGGCAATATAGACCTCTGTTTTGCCAATGAGGATGAAGCAACGGAACTTCTAAG GGATGAGCATAATGCCGATCCAGTTGCTGCTGTAGAATTTCTAGCTAAGTATTGCAAATGGGCTGTGGTAACTTTGGGCCATAATGGATGCATTGCTAAACATGGCAAGGAG ATGGTACGGGTCCCGGCCATAGGAGAAGCAAAAGCAATAGATGCTACTGGAGCAGGGGACCTTTTTGCTAGTGGATTTTTGTATGGAATGGTGAAGGGTTTGTCCCTTGAAGAATGTTGCAAAATAGGTGCATGTAGTGGCGGATCTGTTACCCGCTCTCTTGGTGGTGAGGTGACATTAGAGAATCGGCAATGGCTGTACAAGCAGATGAAGATAAGAGATCTTCACATGCCTGATGGCATATGCGAATGA
- the LOC107608347 gene encoding uncharacterized protein LOC107608347, with translation MNINPTSRFRMLRVPNSPESESSTSLHISYVLVILVERDMASVGDKRGSDGASKTVVIAESMMEISEAQLYDYYRQSLSSQGFKVPEYGGLIPGGIGPYRMYNEEQGDF, from the exons ATGAACATAAACCCAACAAGCAGATTCAGAATGTTGAGGGTGCCCAATTCACCAGAATCAGAATCGTCGACCTCTTTGCACATATCATACGTTCTGGTGATTCTCGTA GAGAGAGATATGGCTTCTGTCGGAGATAAAAGAGGTAGCGATGGTGCTTCTAAAACGGTTGTAATCGCTGAATCTATGATGGAAATTTCTGAAGCACAACTTTATGATTATTATAGACAGTCCTTAAGCAGTCAG GGATTCAAAGTTCCGGAGTATGGAGGTTTAATACCTGGCGGAATTGGACCCTATAGGATGTATAATGAGGAGC AGGGCGACTTTTGA
- the LOC107607583 gene encoding uncharacterized protein LOC107607583 has product MRIKFLITLFLFVSYSQAISNSGLHTSFTAEKKGLNSSTTIVQTQQPFENYGSIKETMMFHSKDEEKQELSHASVKRAHSGRGASGGSSDVDRHHRSSASTTASLLPWSSRFCVSMTLILMSFHVKLL; this is encoded by the exons ATGAGGATAAAATTTCTTATTACACTGTTCCTTTTTGTCTCATACAGCCAAGCCATATCAAACTCAGGTTTGCATACAAGTTTCACTGCAGAAAAGAAAGGTCTAAACTCTTCAACCACCATAGTGCAAACACAGCAACCTTTTG AAAACTATGGGAGCATAAAAGAGACAATGATGTTTCACAGTAAAGATGAAGAAAAGCAAGAACTATCTCATGCCTCAGTAAAGAGAGCACATAGTGGTAGAGGAGCTAGTGGGGGTTCATCAGATGTTGATCGCCACCATCGCAGCTCTGCAAGCACCACAGCATCATTGTTACCTTGGAGCTCTAGATTTTGCGTAAGCATGACCTTGATATTGATGTCCTTCCATGTTAAGCTGCTCTGA